A window of Chitinophaga sp. MM2321 contains these coding sequences:
- a CDS encoding DUF1003 domain-containing protein: MQSFISDISGKSFPLSEKVNARMIRASILEMIRKDHPHFSNKCNIAISEMDVYRQRYYDNFFTRETGELTEMEKMVLEKLRNNETLTNKLEEEPLAINRSFGEKMADNIADFGGSWTFIIAFLGFIACWMGINIYWLLSKAFDPYPFILLNLILSCVAALQAPVIMMSQNRQEDKDRQRARNDYMINLKSELEVRILHEKVDHLLIRQQQDMLELQQTQVEMLHQLLSAVGKGISDNNHKSTDSK; the protein is encoded by the coding sequence ATGCAATCTTTCATCAGTGACATCTCCGGCAAATCATTTCCTCTTTCTGAAAAAGTAAATGCGCGGATGATCCGTGCCTCTATTCTGGAAATGATCCGAAAAGACCATCCCCACTTCAGTAACAAGTGTAATATCGCCATCAGCGAAATGGATGTTTACCGGCAGCGTTATTACGACAACTTTTTTACCAGGGAGACGGGAGAACTGACAGAGATGGAAAAAATGGTGCTGGAAAAGCTTCGTAACAATGAAACGCTCACGAATAAACTGGAAGAGGAACCACTTGCCATAAACCGCAGCTTCGGTGAAAAGATGGCGGACAATATTGCCGATTTCGGCGGCAGCTGGACGTTTATCATTGCGTTCCTGGGCTTTATTGCCTGTTGGATGGGCATCAATATTTATTGGTTGCTGAGCAAAGCATTTGACCCTTATCCGTTCATTCTGCTGAACCTGATCCTCTCCTGCGTGGCCGCGCTACAAGCGCCGGTGATCATGATGAGTCAGAACAGGCAGGAAGATAAAGACCGGCAACGGGCACGGAATGACTATATGATCAATCTCAAATCAGAGCTGGAAGTGCGTATCCTGCATGAAAAAGTGGATCACCTGCTGATCCGGCAACAGCAGGATATGCTGGAACTGCAACAAACACAGGTAGAAATGCTGCATCAGCTACTTTCCGCTGTGGGCAAGGGTATTAGTGATAATAATCATAAGAGTACGGATAGCAAATAA